Sequence from the Amaranthus tricolor cultivar Red isolate AtriRed21 chromosome 1, ASM2621246v1, whole genome shotgun sequence genome:
CTCGTCGTCAATCTTACAAATGTTTAGTTTAGGAATTGAGAAAATAAATAGGATTGTTGTTGGAAttggaattgaaattaatttagtttTGGTTTAGTTTTGCTTAGCAGAGATTTAAGAGGTTTTGGAACTTCCCAAACAATAATCAAatagatttaattaatttttttaacactAGTTTGGGAAATAAATTTTGGTGAActctaaattgaaaatttttttattttcaaacacCACTTAAGCAAATCATTAGACTTTGTGAGATGTTACCAACAGCAAATAAAGAGAAACAATATTATAACctttgaaaggacaaaaaaattaaaaacaatgttTGTTCGTCGTTAATAACAGTGAACAAACTATTTGTTACTTTAATTGTCCCTTCAAACGTTGTGGCATTGTCTcccttttgtttgttgttactaacaacgaacaaagtaaaaaaatttcTCTTGTTCGTAACAACGTACAAACCGAACCTAAGGCtcgaaaacaaaaacaattattttacAAATTAGAATTTCTTgacacttattttgggaatttttgaataaaaaagattattttattcaatcttTCTGCAATTAAAGTAGGAATTTATTATTTGTTGCGGAGCAAATTAATAGGTACAGGGGATTAACTAATGTAGAAGTGGTTTACAATCTATGACAAAACATACTCCACAATATTACCTTCCAAAATCCAAAAGATTCGAGTTGTCTAGTGTTAGAGAGAGCTTTCCCTCTCGCTCTTATGATAAGGATTCAGTTCTCACTCGACGAACGATTAATTATCTTCCTCCTTACATGAAGTTATTCTCTAACACACCTCAAATCCGcccaaaaaaaatttcataaaaatagaagaaaatcgtatgttaaaaaaaatttgaattaaacAAAAGCAGCAAATTCGCATTTGTACAAGAAAACTTTATCCAAACACCAAACTATGGAGTTACAAACTTACAACTAGAGATATATATAGTATCGAGTTATATGATACAAGTTGTTAAGACtgaaaacaaaagtcaaagCCGGAAATACATAAAGCAATactaacaatatataataaagaAAACATCAGAAGGGCCGAACTAAAGAGTAGACCGTAAAAGTGGGCTGAAGCGGTCCTGCCAGCCCCCCGAGTGGCTTCACCACTACCAAGATGACTGTCGTTGCCCATCACTGCTACTTATTCACATATGACACATTATTGTTCTTTCTAGAAGATGTAGTCGGGCATCTCAACCGGAAAGCGTCCCACTTCAACCTCAAATGCATCACCTTCCGGATGCGTCAATCTATGAAGGGAACAAGGATAGATTAAACATCCAAtgtaatatgcaaagaaaagGGTCAAAAACCCATTTACGAAAGCATTACAACTATAGCTCTACCACCTTAACGAGCATCAATGCCAAACATCAATATCAATAATggaaaaaagccaaaaactatCGTACCCGCTTTGTAAATCGTATAAAATTAAACTAAGAACAAGATAATATGTCACATTTCATTACGACCACATTGCAAATTATTTGTTTCCTACAAAATTGTTGTTATTACCTTCCAGGAACAAATGTAAAAGAACCTTCAACGGATCCAGACGTCTGTTGCTGAGATGTGCAGCTCTCATAAACAAATTCTTTCTCGCCGGGTAACAACAAAGGGTACTGAAAAGTAACAGAAAAGATTAGTCAAACTGATAAGTCTAAAGAATGATAGTATGAATATTTGTTTCTATTTTCTCCAACAAAGAAAGATATAGTTGCGGGCAGCCACTAAATTAATGAAAGACATTGCAAATATCAAAagcaacattccattacccaatGTCATTAAAAGACAACCCCGGCTATTCTCCCAGGTCCCAACTACGCAGGGTTTTGAGAGTCAAAATTTACGCAACCCCACGGCTTATGATAACAAAGAGTTTGTCTCTGATTAACCCTTGATACCAAACATCctttacaaattacaacatTCCATATATAAGAAGTACATATGATTCAATGAACCATTTTAGTAAAAACCATTATGGAGTAATCAGTAacgaaaaaaatacaaatttctgGCTCTAAGAATGAACAGTGTAACTTAAATAGTGTTTAAATGGCAATGGTAGAAGGAAGGAAAAGAGGGAAAGATAAAAGGGAAGGAAATGAGTTGGACTGAGCTAGTGTTCCCTCCAAATCCATCCAACTTAAGAAGCATTTGGTTTATTAGAAGACATGAAATGGGTTAATGCTTTAAGAATCTTGCCAAAAAAAGTATTTCAAAACCAAACAAGAATACGGAGCCCAACAACCACAAGAAAGTAGCTTGCCCAAAAAGAAGTCATGTGATTTGTAGAATTTTGTTTGTGGTGGCAAGTAATGTGATGACTGATGAACCCCACCAAAATGGAACTTTTTGTCGGTTATAAAAACCTTTTGGAGTAGCATGCCCATTGGGGAAGAAAGCTAAGGAGATTCCCCTTCCCCAGAGTACCCTAGTGAGGTTTGATCCCCAAACACCTTAGGATTACGAGACAAACTGTTTCCACTATACTAGTGTAGCATAACTCTCCCGCTAATTTGTTTTCTGGATTTGCAATTTGCTCAAAATGTCAAAAAATAGCGCAAAATTGATTGTAATTAGCTTTTGATGATTTGTGATTTGCAAGAagattagcaaatcatgtgacactgtaCTAGAGCAAGCCCATCTTGGTTCATGTAGCTTGAAGATGATGGTATAACCGTATAAGTATTCATGTTCTGTCCAAAACGTGCCCCTTCGGCAAGTTTGTATTGGCTAGCACTGGCCATGAATTTGATAATATAGAAAAGAAAGGACCAATTTTGTAAATTCACCCAAGTAAGAATGATATTAGGAAAAGAGTATTAACTGCCTCTTGATGGTAAATCAGCTGCACGAATGCCATAGGCACACTCTCTtatacaaataagaaaattatattttatattaaatgcGCAAGTTTGCAGGGGATGGAAGTGTTGACTATGGAAATAGATTTCAGCCTAACAACTAATAACTTCTTCAACAAATTTTGCAGTCACATTGTATTGACATAAATTAAGATATCAGCGCCAAGGTGCAAAAATGCAGTATTGGTCATGATCACGGTAATGACACGGTGAGCACTGATCCAGTAACAAGAGTGATGCAGTTATTGTAAAACCAAATATCGTTTGGAGGCAAGAAATATCCCTTCAAACACCCAACACATCTTTTATAGACCTTTACAACGCAGAAAATATTATTTCGATTTGATTTTTAAACCTTTACAATGTGATCGATGCGATGCGACCATATATTTGCACTATGAAAATTAAGTAATGGAACCCTAAATCTATCAACTAGTACCAGCTTATTGTGGACTCAACTCAAAACTCTATCATCTTCTTCATGAAAATGAATTCAACATATAAGTCTGCAAAAAGACCGTTATCAAGCCGCATCAATGCTCATTGTAATCTATATCCAGCAGTAATGTATTTTTTCAATACGTGAAAAAATTTCGTGAATATATGTTGACACTATTTGTTTTCAGAAATAGGCTAAAAAGTGTATAGGTAAGCTGCTGGTTTCACAACAAACAATAAGCTCTTGAAGAATCAGATATTGCCAACACATTGTTAGAAGTCCTATGGTCTAAAAGCTAAGTTGtattattaaagaaaatacATCCAATCACATTTAAAGCAATAAGTTCCACAAGGTCATCATGCAACACAAAGACAAAAAAAgatcttttatttttgaaaatgtaAGAAGAAAGTAGGATCCCGTTCTAGAAGTGGCAtctcaaaaatattaaacacaCAAATAGATAACACTTACCTTTCCTATAACAGCTTCTGCACTAACTTCATTCTTTACAACCTTGTTTTCTCGGATAATCCAATGTCTCCAGTACAGCTGACAAGAGCTAAACGTCCTTCCGTGTACTGTGCATCCCTCGGGTAAAAGGGACATGCGGATTGAGTAAGCAAACAAGAAATCAGGGATCCTAAGGTCAGTCTGCTCTGGAAGGAGCACAGCAGATGCACGTACCTGAGACAtaaatattctatttatcgGCAGTCAAATTCAGCAGCAAGTGTATAAACAGAAGGAGCCTAAGAATTTATAATGGCCatatttcacaaaaaaaaaaaaatagagcgAGTCTTATAATAATTCTATGAACATGTGCAGAAAAACATATACTTTACACAGGGCCGTCTCTGAGTATTTTTGGGGCCCTTTAAAAATAATATGGTgagaaacatttaaaaaaatcactTAAACTAAAGCATCAAAATGTTTTTCCCAATTTATATCAGTTGCTCAATCCCAACTCTAAACTTCTCAAACCTTTTATCCATAAAGACATAACAATATATCTAAATTTTTGTATGTACACTTGGCCTGTGAAACCTGAACTTAAGAAGCCTAATTCATGttggttttaaatttttaacttaTACATCTTCTGCTTCAGTTTGatcttttcatttaattaaaataatacactCATATCATAAATACGTAagaagatcaaaatgaaatactttttagtaaaatattacaaatgAATAGTAACAGTTCTTTCTTATAATTGAGAGTGATATAGTAGAATACGTAGCCATTAGTAAATTACAAATGAATACTTCTATCAATGCACCCATCTAATACAAATTTCAAATATCATAAAAGTTGGTTTCTATGATTGTAACATTCAACAAGGACATTAAAAATAACACTCAAAACATTAAAAGTTAGGTTATAAAATTTTGATGCAACAGAAGTGTTAAAATaacaatcaaataattaaagTCAAGCATTTTTTTTACCTATTTTGCTTATGAGATccaattaattttcaaatatagTGTTGCCCTTTTATTTCCAGTTCACCCTTGACTCTTAAGCATTTTTTATCCTTATGTTGTTTTCATTCTTCCGCCTTATTTTATCACTGTCTTTTTTTTCCAATTGATTCACAATTAATCGATCAAAAATCATCATATTCAATAAATTCACAAATCCAATTGACATCATCCTTTTATATCTCCTATTTTGTGTTCTTAATTCTTTTTTACCCAATTTAAAAgagatataaaaatataaaatttaaacgaaaaagaaattttaagtggGGAATCAAAAAGGTTATTCTTACCAATTGCCATACTTCATCAAAGGGAAAGAGATGGAAAAAATAAGTGAGAAGTCATGGTTAATTGATATTTCTGGTTGATTCAAGAAGCCATGAAGCTCTAGCATCTAGAAGAAGTAAATGCTTTTCCTTTTCAAGACATTGGGAAATAGTGTTAATTTGTTTTTCAGACTTTAGTTTCCTTGGATTACTACTTTGGGCCTTTCCTCATTGTTGTGAAAGTTTTTAATCTCACGAGGGGGTCCCTCAACCTACCTGATTTCTACATTAAAATCTTGGGCCCTGGGCGGTCGCCCTTTGGGCCTATCCCCAGAACCGGCCTTGACTTTACATCTTAGAGAAAACTTCCCAAAAGTATAGCAAGTATGTAAATAGAAGCACCTGAGTACAAGTGAGCCAAGATTTAAACTTGCTCATCAAACAATAACACAAGAACATCAAATATATGTATGCATCAGATATAAAAGTCTTCAAATTGCAGATGACTTTAATAAATTTTGAAGTTAGTCTAATTCCAGGTGTTGCCAAACAGACAAGAACGATGAAAAGACATTGACCACATTCTACAACCAAGGACAGCAGTAATCATGAACTGACTATTGAATCctgaaaaatacaaattagcAAATGAAATTCTCAGTTTGGAAAAAACTCTCCATCAATGAAAGGAGAAAAAGTAATCATATTCTGGCTACAATCCAGCTTAAGGGTCCCATCCACTAAACTTATGCAAGTCACACAAACAAGGGTGCCTTGGGTAGTACAAAATGATTCTGTTAACCATCTAAGATGTATTGATATGGACAATATTTTGATAGGGGATATGGGGAATAACTGACTAAGAGAAATTTCCTAGAAAGGGGATGGAAGATAAGCAATTAGTtgttgatcaatattctttttAGAGCTGCTATGAGCAATTTCTGtcacaaaatatattaatacaaatcCTCTAGTTCTAGTTCAGACCATGTTGAATATGTTTATCCTATGTTACTCTTACTCGTATATCCACTATCGATTTGAATAAATGGCCAAGtgtttataaaaacaaaaactctATTTTGAACCAAATGAAAGTACCCAAGTGCCCTACCGATGTCCACGTGTGAAGTGTCTGACACGAGTATTCAaggcaaaatgaagagtccgggAAACAGAGTATACCAGTCAACTCCTCTAGGACATACTCCAATGAAACGATAATACTTAATCCTTAAGAGATGATAAACTAGCATGTAACTCAATAATTCTTCGAAAAAGTAATTTTCTCTCATTGCAACAGAACCTTAATACAATGATCTGCatagaaattttaaaaagggATTAGGCGATGAGCTGAATAGCTCATTAAGCCACTTCGATGCAACTCAATATACTTCCGAAATAAGCATGAAGCatattttcaaatcaaacaaacagTTTGCTACATGCATAAATGCcctattaaaatttcattttacATATACACTACCTGCACACCATTTGTCACAACTGTGGAGCATAGAGGTGACTTCTCTGGAAACTGACTAATGCTTTTCTGATTACATTCCTCACGAACTGCAAGCATACCACTGTTCAAGCGACGGCAATGTTCTTCCAACCATAATAACACTCCATCACAAAGCTCATTACCACTAGACTTCAACACTGAATCAGGAACACAAGACATCATTTCACCGTCTTCAAGGCTCACAGTTCCAACATACAATTGATTGTCGGCACAATTTAGGTAGAAAAACTTTCTACTTTCTAGAATAGAGGCAGCAATAACAATATACTTTGACGCTTGTATCACATGCTTTGACGCTGTAACAGCATGCCTTAATGGTAGTAAGCCCACATTCACCAGATGGTTATAAACAGAGTAACCTCCGATAAGACCCAGCAATTTGTCTGAGATTTCCTGACCATCATGCATACGGTAAATCAAGCGTGTGGAAAGTGGCAACttcaattttaaacttttctccACCTCATTTAACTCCTCCTCAGATGCACCCTTTCTCAAAGTCAAGAGCACCTCGGGAAAATTTTTATCCAACCAACTTTTAAGACTATCCCAGCACATTTTGACACGTTTGAGAAGAGGCCAAGAATACATGCTGAAAGCTTCCCTCCATAACCCATAGGCTACCTAGAGATACCAACAATAATCTGAGCACATATCAACTATAAGACAAACTGGTCACAGACGATGTAACAAAGATGCACGCATGCAGCCTAAAGGTAATTGCCACACATGTTAAGAGAGTGAACAACACAAGTTACTAAAGTATAAACCATTACATACCAGAAGACACACTAAAGTCATCCAAAAATCGTGAAAACCTAAGACGATGATTTGCGTTTTACTATGAGAACCTCAAAAAAAGAGCTAAAATGCAGCCTTTCTAGGTGACAAAACACACAAAATAAAACCAGGTCAATAACTGCTGTAGACTAAATACTAGAACAAATAATGAAAAGATAATACTGCCATTCCTTGAAAACGCATCCTTGATTGGACTAGTCATCAAGGTTAAAGCTATTCAAAATAAAGCTATGATCAACCATAGGCCACTCTTGCTTACAAAACTCGATACAAATACCCCGGAAAACTTACGATCTCTTTAAATATTTGATATGACTAAAAAAACACTTCCCAACTATATCAATCACATTTGAGAGCACATAACAAACGCCACCTAAATTTACCTACAAATAATTGCCATTTCAAATTATAAgcaaaaatttcagaaatttagtGAATAGTAGATTATATCAGACAAATCACTCGAGTAAGCCAACAAAGCTTGctattagtaataaaaaaatcatccgAAATCAAGTCCTGGTAATACTGTATTCTTTCATTTTACTCTGCAATTCATTATCTCAATAGAAGAATGCTATGTGCATAGCCTTCAATGACTGATATGCATTGATCAGTCTCTAAACCCTCTTCTAACATGGAATCAGTACAGGTTTGTCATATCTAAATTATGTATTCTTATTCCTTCTTTCTGTTCCTACAAAACATTTTCCACAAAATTTCTTGATaactaaaacaaaaactaaatcCTAAATTTCTCTGAAGGATCAAGGCAAATAATAGCAAATATACAGTAATAACTGATACAACAAGATTTAGCAAGTACTGTTGATTAGACTCAGAATCAAGGAAGTATGTACTTCCACTGTCCATCTGATCAAGCCAATTTAAAACTAGTTTCAACAGTTTTTGATGGAAGCAGTTACAATGATTGAAAGAGACCAGTGATGATAAGTTTGACTTTCAAAAGAGATGTGCTTTATGGATGGTACTTTGCCTACACTAGATGCAGACTCTCCAAACATCAAGGCTTTAAAGAGATGCAACAATATGGTCATAGGTTGGTTGATAGCCTCAATGGAGTTAGGTTTTGTTAGAACAGGTAGAAATACTGGGAGAGATATTGAAAGAGGCCTTGAAGAAAGATTTGGTCAAACCTcgtcatcacaataatatatgtcacaAGAAGAATTAGCAAGTACAATAAGATCATGGAACGAATGTAGCCAAATATTTCACCAAAATGAAGACACTCTGGGAAGAATTGGTTAATATGAATCCCTTGCCTACCTGTAATCTCACAAAAAGGTTAATAGAGATTCAACACGATCAAAGACTAATTCATTTATTAATGAAGCTTGATCAACAATCCAGTCAAGTTAAAAGCGATATACTCGGAAGCAATGTACCGATGATGAGTGATATGCATAATGCTTCACAAGCATATAGGCTTTTATTGCAATAACAAAGACACAACGAACTTAGTAAAATAAGATCTAATTGTGAGTCCATGGCCTTCTATTGTGATAAGAAGTACTATGAGAAGCCTTACAATAGAGGTCATAATAATCATGATACAGAAGGTTATGGAAGAGTTATAAACAGGAGAAGAATCAAAACATGAAAGGAAATAAGAGTTCTTCGAGCGATTTTTGTGATCAGTGCATGATAGTTGGTCACTCTATTGAAAGATGTTTCAAGATTGATGGATatccaaacaaaattaaaacctAATCATGGAAAAAAAGTTGCTACTTTTTGCATAATTGAAGACCATGGTGATTAAACAGCTCATCAACTACTTTCATATCTCCATAAGGAAGTTTTTATGAAACCACCAGAAGGTTTCTCTACTGCTCCTAATATTTTGCAAACTGAAAAAATACCTTTTTGCTTGAAACAAGCGTCTAGAAAGTAGTTTGCAAAATTGACAACTGAAAATTTTCATCAAGGTTTTACCcaatcaaaatattattactCCCTTTATATTACAAAACACAATTTTGATAAGAAAACAAGTATTTCTCATCTAATTAACATCTGAGAAATACACACAatcccaaaaaaatcaaaaataagtgCCACAAAATGGGAATGACCTTAAAAGTATCTCTCATATAATTAACATCTAAGAAAAACCCACTAagcaaaaatatcaaaaataagtGCCACAAAATGGGAATGATCTAAAAAGTATTTCTCATATAATTAACATCTTAGAAAAACCCATCAagcaaaaatatcaaaaataagtGCAACAAAATGGGAATGACCTAAGAAGTTTTTCTCATCTAATTAACATATATGAAAAACCCAGAAAGCAAAATAAGTCGAAGAATTAAAAAAGTGTCAGAAAATGAGAATGACCTTGAAGGAAGGAACTGGGTTATCAAAAGGGTCAACAGGAGAAGCCATATGAAGATCACGGGATGCATGAACAGACCAATAGTAATCATCAGAAGCCCAATCTCTGAATTTCTTGCTGACACAACCAATTCTAGCAGTGCCATTTGGTTCTAACTTTGAGAGGATTACTTGAATCGCTAGATCTCCTAAATCTTCAATTCCGATTTCTTCCCccatttttcaatctttttttttttctcttcaatttCTCAAACATATactctttttattatttcaatgAAAATTCAAGTGTCAATTGTGTTGAGGTGGATAATAATATGATGTTGTATTGTTGTGTATGTTAAAACATCCGAACAAAATTGCCACATATATTACTcctaaagtataaaaaatttcTAATGGATTATGTTTATACTAaaatattatgtataatttCATTTCACTAGAATTTTCAAGTGATTTAAGTAAAagttgaaaaatataaaaagatagtatattatatttttttgcactAAGTCTATATACTACTTACTTTTctaaaagaatatttttatttatattatgtatatttatcgGATTCAGTTGATCTAGatcatctttattttaatatttttttatacgaTAAGCTGAGAATTTGAGATAGTTAGGTGAAAATAGAACACAACTGAAATATTATGCTccaattaggggtgttcaaaactgGATACCGAATCGATTCGGATCTGGAAAATCGAATATCTGATTTTTCGGATAGTGAAAGTCATGATGTTGTTCCGATTTGAACAAAATCGAATATCTGGTTTA
This genomic interval carries:
- the LOC130818003 gene encoding F-box protein SKIP16; amino-acid sequence: MGEEIGIEDLGDLAIQVILSKLEPNGTARIGCVSKKFRDWASDDYYWSVHASRDLHMASPVDPFDNPVPSFKVAYGLWREAFSMYSWPLLKRVKMCWDSLKSWLDKNFPEVLLTLRKGASEEELNEVEKSLKLKLPLSTRLIYRMHDGQEISDKLLGLIGGYSVYNHLVNVGLLPLRHAVTASKHVIQASKYIVIAASILESRKFFYLNCADNQLYVGTVSLEDGEMMSCVPDSVLKSSGNELCDGVLLWLEEHCRRLNSGMLAVREECNQKSISQFPEKSPLCSTVVTNGVQVRASAVLLPEQTDLRIPDFLFAYSIRMSLLPEGCTVHGRTFSSCQLYWRHWIIRENKVVKNEVSAEAVIGKYPLLLPGEKEFVYESCTSQQQTSGSVEGSFTFVPGRLTHPEGDAFEVEVGRFPVEMPDYIF